A window of the Bdellovibrio sp. ZAP7 genome harbors these coding sequences:
- a CDS encoding YaiI/YqxD family protein, producing the protein MLDIYIDADGCPVKDETYKVAERYQLKVFVVANKYLNVPQDSRVQMIVASTDFDAADDWIVEHAQKGDIVITADILLAERCVKKQVRAIGSKGIEFTEDSIGSAVATRELMQNLRHMGEVRGGPAPMDKKDRSKFLSTLDQVIQQLKRS; encoded by the coding sequence ATGCTAGACATCTATATCGACGCTGACGGCTGCCCTGTAAAAGACGAAACCTATAAGGTAGCGGAACGCTATCAACTGAAAGTGTTTGTAGTTGCGAATAAATATCTTAATGTTCCGCAGGATTCTCGTGTGCAAATGATCGTGGCCTCGACTGATTTTGATGCCGCTGATGACTGGATTGTGGAGCATGCACAAAAAGGCGATATCGTGATCACCGCCGACATTTTGCTGGCTGAACGCTGCGTAAAAAAACAGGTGCGCGCCATTGGATCAAAAGGCATTGAGTTTACAGAAGACAGTATCGGCTCTGCCGTCGCCACCCGCGAGCTTATGCAGAATTTAAGACATATGGGTGAAGTACGCGGCGGTCCTGCCCCGATGGATAAAAAGGACCGTTCAAAGTTTTTGAGCACCTTGGATCAGGTGATTCAACAGT